Below is a window of Corynebacterium kalinowskii DNA.
CCACTCGGAACCGCCGAAGTAGATAACTTCCTTCAGCTGAGATCCACGCTGCTTGCGGGCCTCATTGAGCATTGTGCGGTATTCCGAGTCCTTGAAGCGACGAGCCGCGAACACGAGCTTGATGCCGGCCTTTTCCACCACATAGTTCAGTTCGGACTGGCGGTAGGCCGGGTTAATGTTGACCAGCACCAGGCCGAGGTGGTGGCAGGTCCACTGCACCACGAGCCACTCCCAGCGGTTCGTCGACCAAATTCCGATGCGATCCCCACGCCGGTAGCCGCGGCGAATCAGCTCACTGGAAAGTCGCAGGACGCGGTTGTAGAAGCGTTCGTAGGTGAAGGACACGTCCGCGTACACGTCCACGATGCAGTCGCGGGACGGGTACTTTTCCACCATCTGTCGCAGGATCTGGCCCAAGGTTTCCTCACGCAGCGGCGCGGCACCCTGGTCTACTCCAGCCCCAATGACGTGGGACATCAGCTGTCCGTTGTCGTCCACCACGATGGAACCGTAGGACGTTGACTTGGTCTTGATAGTGCTCAGTGAGGTTGTCATGGCGGTCTAACTTTCTGTGCGAACTCGATTGATAATGGCTTGTGCTTGTCTAAACAGCGGTTCATCGACCATGCGGCCGTCGAAGGAGAAGGCACCTTGGTTCTTCTCGGCTTCCTTGAGCAATCGTGTCGCCCACTCAACTTTTTCCGGGGTGGGCTGGTAAGCCTCCCGAATCACCTCAACCTGCGAAGGGTGGATGCAGACTGTCGCCGCGTAGCCGAGCGCGGCAGCGTCCTCTACTTCTGCCCGCAACCCGTCCTTGTTCGGGATGTCGATGTACACCGAATCCAGCGCGGCTTTGTCGAAAGCAGCGGCGGCCAGTTGCACACGCGCACGGGCATGCTTTGCGACGTCCCGATACGTGCCATCCGCATGCCGCGACGCGGTACCCGATAGGCCAGCTACCAGGTCCTCAGCTCCCCAAAACATGGCCACGACGGCAGGCGCTTCAGCCACATCGTCGGCACGCAGCACTCCCCGCGGGGTCTCAATGAGAGCGATGACTTGGGCGTCGTTAAGCACTGCGGTGACGGCGGCGATATCGGCAGTGCCTTCCGCCTTGGGCACCATCACCTGGCGAAATGGGGTCCTGGCTACGCTGGCCAAGTCGAGCGCACCGTCCGTGGAATGTGGCGGATTGATGCGCACGATGACCTTCGCTGGGTCGAGCTCGCAGGCTTCGATTGCCCGGCGCGCCTGTTCGCGGTTGGCTGGCTGGCAGCCATCCTCCAGGTCAAGGATGACCATGTCGGCGCGCTCGGCCGCCTTGTCGAAGCGATCCGCTCGATCGGCCGGGGTGAACAGGATCGCAGGCCCTAGCGGAGTCCAGCCACTCATGACTGCCCCTCCGGATCGCATTGCACCAAAGTCTTGCGAACGGCCTTGCAGACAATATCGCCGTGCTGGTTACGACCGATGTGCTCGAGCTCCACGATGCCTTGACCCGGGCGGGAGTTAGACAGGCGCTTGGATTTGCACACAGTTTCCGCGTAGAGGGTGTCGCCGTGGAACATCGGCTTAGGGAATGCGATTTCGTCGAAGCCGAGGTTGGCGACGATGGTGCCCAAGGTGAGTTGGCCAACAGACAGACCGACCACGGTGGACAGGGTCCACATCGAGTTGACCAGGCGCTCGCCACCGAAGCCCGGCTGCTGGGAGGACCAGTGCGCGTCGAGGTGCAGTGGCTGGGTGTTCATGGTGAGGGTGGTGAACACGACATCATCGGTCTCGGTGACGGTGCGGCCAGGGCGGTGCAGGTAGCGCGCGCCTTCCTCGTATTCTTCGAACCAAAGTCCGCGCTGAACAATATCGGCCATGACTACAGCCCCAGTCCGCGGGCGATCAGCATGAGCTGCACCTCGGTGGTGCCCTCGCCGATTTCGAGGATCTTGGAATCACGGTAGTGGCGGGACACGCGGTACTCGTTCATGAAGCCGTAGCCACCGTGGATCTGAGTTGCGTCACGGGCGTTGTCCATGGCTGCCTCGGAGGAAACCAGCTTGGCGATGTACGCCTCTTTGCGGAAGTCCAGGCCCTTGGCCATGCGAGCTGCAGCAGCCATCCATGCCAAACGTGCGGTGTGCGCACGTGCCTCCATGCGAGCGATCTTGAAGGAAATCGCCTGGTACTCGCCGATGGCGCGGCCCATGGAGGTGCGCTCCTTGGCGTACTTGACGGACTCATCCACGCAACCCTGTGCGGCACCGGTAGCAAGGGCTGCGATGGCGACGCGCCCCTCGGCCAGGATGGACAGGAAGTTGGCGAAGCCACGACCTCGCTCACCCAGCAGGTTCTCCTGTGGCACACGGCAATCCGCGAAGGTCAGTGGGTGGGTGTCGGAGGCGTTCCAGCCAACCTTGTCGTAGGCCGGCTCGGCAACGAAACCAGGGGTGTCGGTCGGCACGATGATGGTGGAGATTTCCTTCTTGCCGTCGCGCTCGCCGGTGACAGCAGTCACGGTGTTCAAAGAGGTGATGTTCGTGCCGGAGTTGGTGATGAACTGCTTGGAGCCGTTGATGATGAAGTCGGAGCCGTCTTCCACAGCGGTGGTACGAGTAGCACCGGCGTCGGAACCCGCGCCTGGCTCGGTGAGGCCGAAGCCTGCCAGCTTGGTGCCGGCGGTGAGCTCTGGGAGCCACTTTTCCTTCTGAGCGTCATTACCGAAGTGGAAAATCGGCATTGCACCCAGGCCGACACCAGCTTCCAAGGTGATGGCAACGGACTGGTCGACGCGAGCCAGCTCCTCCAGAGCGATACCGAAGGAGAGGTAGTCACCGCCCATGCCGCCAACTTCTTCAGGGAATGGCAGTCCGAACAGGCCCATCTCGGCCATCCCGGAGACGATCTCGTATGGGAAAGAGTGGTCCTTGTCATGCTGGTAGGACACTGGGTCCACAACCTCGTTGGCAAACTCGCGGACGACGGTCTGCAGCTCGCGGTACTCTTCTGGCAGGTCGGAGATGTTGATATCAGTCATTTTTGGTGCCTTTCTAGTTCTGTGGTTCTACGGTTGCGAGGAGTTTTCCGGCCGGGACTTGTTCGCCCGGCTGGGCGTGGAAAGTGACAGTGCCGTCGACAGCGGCGCGGAGGGTGTGCTCCATCTTCATGGCCTCCACCACCAGGACTGCGTCGCCAGCTGCGACCTGAGCGCCGTCTTCGACCGAATGGGCGATGAGCGTGCCCGGCATTGGGGAGGTCAGTTCGGTATCGCCAGCGCCACCGTCGTCACTTGCGGATCGCACCACTTCAGTGCGGCGCAGCTCGAAGGAGCCTTCCGGCCCGGAGAGGACGATGTGGGCGAAGTCCGGCGCGAGTTCGGCAAGCGACCATTTGGCGGAGGTGCCGTCGATGGTCACGCGCCACTGCTGGCCCAATTGGTGGATCGTGGCGCGGACCGTGACTGGCTGCTGTTCGTCGGTATCAGCGGCATGGCCAGCGATGTGGTCGTGCACAGTCACTTCGGCGTCCGCCGGTGATCCTTGGATGGTGACCAACGTGTCGCCCTTGCCATAGGCAAACCGAATGCGCTGCGGTGCGGTACGACCTGGTCGCCAGCCATCTGGGGTGGCCCAGGCAGAGACCGAGCCGGATGGCCAGCGCTGAGCGATCCACATGAGGGCAGCTGCGACGAGTGCATCATCGGACACTGCAGTGGCTTCATATCCGTCGGTGACTCGGTCCAGCAGCCCGGTATCCAGGTCTCCGGAAACAACCTCCGGCACCTTCATCAGGTAGCGGCAGAAGTCCGTGTTCACGGTGACACCGGCAACGGTGGTTTCGGCCAAGGCCTTATCGAGCTTGGCGAGCGCATCCGCACGGTCGGAGCCGTGAACGATGACCTTCATCAACATCGGGTCATAGAGCGAAGAGATCTCGGAGCCGTCGGTGATGCCGGAATCCACGCGCACACCTGGTCCGGTTGGCTCAGTCACGGAAACAACGCGGCCGCCGGTTGGCAGGAATCCCTGGGCTGGGTCCTCGGCGTAGATGCGGGCTTCGATAGCGTGGCCAGTGAGCTGGATGTCCTCCTGAGTTATCGGGAGCTGCTCTCCCCTAGCCACGGTCAGCTGAAGAGCGACGAGATCCTGACCAGTGACCTCTTCGGTTACTGGGTGCTCGACCTGAAGGCGAGTGTTCATCTCCATGAAGAAGAACTGGTCCGGGCGGGCGGATGGCACGATGAACTCAACGGTGCCAGCGCCAACGTAACCCACCGATCGCGCTGCATCGCAGGCTGCCTGGCCGATGCGCTCGCGGGTCTCGGCGTCGAGAAGCGGCGATGGCGCTTCTTCGATGACCTTCTGGTGGCGGCGCTGGAGAGAGCACTCGCGCTCGCCGAGGTGGATGACGTTGCCGTGCGTATCGGCCATGACCTGCACCTCAATGTGGCGCGGGGTGTCCACAAAGTGCTCGAGGAAGAGGGTGTCGTCACCGAATGCGCCCGCTGCTTCTCGACGCGCCGTCTTCAAAGCCTCCGCCAGGTCTTCGATTCTCTCCACGCGGTGCATACCCTTGCCACCGCCGCCTGCGGATGGCTTGATGAGCACTGGGAAACCGATGCCGGGAGCTGCCTCGATGATCTCCTGATCGGATAATCCAGGGCGGGAAATGCCTGGAACAGTTGGCACATCACGGGCCTCGACGGCAGCGCGGGCAGAAATCTTGTCGCCCATGGTCTCGATCGCTCTGGCCGGCGGGCCGATGAACACAATGTCGTTGGCAGCGCAGGCGTGGGCGAACTCGGCGTTCTCGGACAGGAAGCCATAGCCAGGGTGGATGGCTTGGGCGCCGGAGCGCTTGGCGGCGTCGATGATTTTGTCGATCACCAAGTAGGACTCGCGAGCAGGAGATGGTCCGATGTGGATCGCGATGTCGGCTTCCCGCACGTGTGGTGCATCGGCGTCGGCATCGGAGTACACGGCGACGGAGGTGACGCCCTGTTCTTTCAGGGTACGGATGACGCGGCAGGCGATTTCGCCGCGATTGGCTACTAATACGGTATCTATCATGGGAGTTTCTCCTACATCCGGAAGACGCCGAAGGCGGTATCTGGCAATGGGGATCCGGCGGCCACGTCGAGTGCGAGGCCGAGGATGCGGCGGGTATCGGCTGGGTCGATGACGCCGTCGTCCCACAGTCGGGCGGTTGAGTAGTACGGGCTGGACTGGCGCTCGAATTGATCGCGGATCGGCTTCTCGAACTCCTCCTGCGCCTCTGCGGACCAGGTATCCCCTCCGCGCTCGATTTGATTCCGACGGACGGTGGACATGGTCATAGCAGCCTGTGGGCCGCCCATCACCGAGATGCGAGCATTCGGCCACATCCACAAGAAACGCGGGCTGTAGGCGCGGCCACACATGGAGTAGTTGCCAGCACCGAAGGCACCGCCGATGACAACGGTGAATTTCGGAACGCGGGCCGTGGCGACGGCGTTGACCATCTTGGCGCCGTGCTTCGCGATGCCGCCAGCCTCGTATTCGCGGCCCACCATGAAGCCGGTGGTGTTCTGCAAGAAGATGAGCGGAATGCCACGCTGGTCGCACAGCTCAATGAAGTGCGCCCCCTTCTGCGCTGCCTCACTCATCAGGATGCCGTTGTTGGCGATGATGCCGACGCGGTGTCCGTAGATTCGGGCGAATGCAGTGACCAGGGTGGTACCGTACTCGGATTTGAATTCCTGGTACTCGCCGCCATCGGCAATGATTTCGATGACTTCACGTACGTCATAAGGAACTTTGGCATCCACTGGGACGACGTCGTACAGCTCCTTTTGGTCACGCACCGGTTCGGACGGCTCAGAAACATCCCACTCTGGTTGCTTGTCTTGCGGGAAGGTATCCACGATCTTACGAACGCGGTGCAGGGCGTCAGCATCGTCAAGCGCGAGGTGATCAGTCACGCCGGAGGTCTTGGAGTGCAGATCACCGCCGCCAAGATCTTCTGGAGTGACGTCTTCGCCGGTGGCAGCCTTCACGAGTGGCGGGCCCGCCAGGAAGATGGTGCCTTGCTCCTTCACAATCACAGCTTCGTCCGACATCGCCGGCACATAGGCGCCACCAGCGGTGCAGGAACCGAGCACAGCGGCTATCTGTGGGATCCCAGCCGCAGACATGCGAGCCTGGTTAAAGAAGATGCGGCCGAAGTGGTCGCGATCCGGGAACACCTCGTCTTGGTTCAGGAGCATTGCGCCACCGGAGTCCACCAGGTAGATACATGGGAGACGATTCTCGGCTGCAATTTCCTGGGCACGCAGGTGCTTCTTTACGGTCATCGGGTAGTAAGTACCGCCGGAGACCGTTGCGTCGTTGGCAACGATCATGCAGCGGCGCCCCTGAACGAGACCGATGCCGGCGACGGCACCCGCAGCAGGAACCTTTCCTTCGTACATGTCGCCTGCGGCAAGTGGAGCTACCTCGAGGAATGGGCTACCCGGATCCAGGAGTTCCTGAATGCGCTGACGTGGCAGCAGTTTGCCACGGCTCACGTGTCGTTCGCGGGCACGCTCCGAGCCACCTTGGGCGGCGGTGGATACCTTTTCGCGCAGTTCCGCGACGAGTTCTTCGTGGCGCTGGCGGTTCGTTTGTGGTGCTGTCATGGGTTCGCTTCCAACTTTCAGTTAATGACGATTAACTTAAAACAGAGCGTACCCAGTTATGTGACCCAGAACACTAAGGTCTCGTTGTTAATTTTGCGTCACACACGTTTGCAAAGTGTGACGCATGAAAAAAGGGTGCTATATGCACCCTTTTCGTCCCCAGCCCAAGTGATCCACGTCACCCCTTGCGAATACCCCCAGAGAGCAGCGCATCGACAGCCATCAGATAAGCCTGTTCCCGCACCAGATCTTCCCCAGCCCAATGAATCACGTAGCGCACCGAGTTAATGAGGCCTGCAGCCAGCTGAACACGAAGGCGCGCAGTGGCGCGGCCCAGGTCCGGCCGACACTCCAGCAACACATCAGTCCACAGGCGCAGATAGGTCAGCTGCAACGAACGCACCTTAGTTAGTGCTTCCGGTTCCAGATTGTGAATTTCGCGCCCTTGCACCCT
It encodes the following:
- a CDS encoding HpcH/HpaI aldolase/citrate lyase family protein, with the translated sequence MSGWTPLGPAILFTPADRADRFDKAAERADMVILDLEDGCQPANREQARRAIEACELDPAKVIVRINPPHSTDGALDLASVARTPFRQVMVPKAEGTADIAAVTAVLNDAQVIALIETPRGVLRADDVAEAPAVVAMFWGAEDLVAGLSGTASRHADGTYRDVAKHARARVQLAAAAFDKAALDSVYIDIPNKDGLRAEVEDAAALGYAATVCIHPSQVEVIREAYQPTPEKVEWATRLLKEAEKNQGAFSFDGRMVDEPLFRQAQAIINRVRTES
- a CDS encoding MaoC family dehydratase, with the translated sequence MADIVQRGLWFEEYEEGARYLHRPGRTVTETDDVVFTTLTMNTQPLHLDAHWSSQQPGFGGERLVNSMWTLSTVVGLSVGQLTLGTIVANLGFDEIAFPKPMFHGDTLYAETVCKSKRLSNSRPGQGIVELEHIGRNQHGDIVCKAVRKTLVQCDPEGQS
- a CDS encoding acyl-CoA dehydrogenase family protein codes for the protein MTDINISDLPEEYRELQTVVREFANEVVDPVSYQHDKDHSFPYEIVSGMAEMGLFGLPFPEEVGGMGGDYLSFGIALEELARVDQSVAITLEAGVGLGAMPIFHFGNDAQKEKWLPELTAGTKLAGFGLTEPGAGSDAGATRTTAVEDGSDFIINGSKQFITNSGTNITSLNTVTAVTGERDGKKEISTIIVPTDTPGFVAEPAYDKVGWNASDTHPLTFADCRVPQENLLGERGRGFANFLSILAEGRVAIAALATGAAQGCVDESVKYAKERTSMGRAIGEYQAISFKIARMEARAHTARLAWMAAAARMAKGLDFRKEAYIAKLVSSEAAMDNARDATQIHGGYGFMNEYRVSRHYRDSKILEIGEGTTEVQLMLIARGLGL
- a CDS encoding acetyl-CoA carboxylase biotin carboxylase subunit gives rise to the protein MIDTVLVANRGEIACRVIRTLKEQGVTSVAVYSDADADAPHVREADIAIHIGPSPARESYLVIDKIIDAAKRSGAQAIHPGYGFLSENAEFAHACAANDIVFIGPPARAIETMGDKISARAAVEARDVPTVPGISRPGLSDQEIIEAAPGIGFPVLIKPSAGGGGKGMHRVERIEDLAEALKTARREAAGAFGDDTLFLEHFVDTPRHIEVQVMADTHGNVIHLGERECSLQRRHQKVIEEAPSPLLDAETRERIGQAACDAARSVGYVGAGTVEFIVPSARPDQFFFMEMNTRLQVEHPVTEEVTGQDLVALQLTVARGEQLPITQEDIQLTGHAIEARIYAEDPAQGFLPTGGRVVSVTEPTGPGVRVDSGITDGSEISSLYDPMLMKVIVHGSDRADALAKLDKALAETTVAGVTVNTDFCRYLMKVPEVVSGDLDTGLLDRVTDGYEATAVSDDALVAAALMWIAQRWPSGSVSAWATPDGWRPGRTAPQRIRFAYGKGDTLVTIQGSPADAEVTVHDHIAGHAADTDEQQPVTVRATIHQLGQQWRVTIDGTSAKWSLAELAPDFAHIVLSGPEGSFELRRTEVVRSASDDGGAGDTELTSPMPGTLIAHSVEDGAQVAAGDAVLVVEAMKMEHTLRAAVDGTVTFHAQPGEQVPAGKLLATVEPQN
- a CDS encoding carboxyl transferase domain-containing protein, with the translated sequence MTAPQTNRQRHEELVAELREKVSTAAQGGSERARERHVSRGKLLPRQRIQELLDPGSPFLEVAPLAAGDMYEGKVPAAGAVAGIGLVQGRRCMIVANDATVSGGTYYPMTVKKHLRAQEIAAENRLPCIYLVDSGGAMLLNQDEVFPDRDHFGRIFFNQARMSAAGIPQIAAVLGSCTAGGAYVPAMSDEAVIVKEQGTIFLAGPPLVKAATGEDVTPEDLGGGDLHSKTSGVTDHLALDDADALHRVRKIVDTFPQDKQPEWDVSEPSEPVRDQKELYDVVPVDAKVPYDVREVIEIIADGGEYQEFKSEYGTTLVTAFARIYGHRVGIIANNGILMSEAAQKGAHFIELCDQRGIPLIFLQNTTGFMVGREYEAGGIAKHGAKMVNAVATARVPKFTVVIGGAFGAGNYSMCGRAYSPRFLWMWPNARISVMGGPQAAMTMSTVRRNQIERGGDTWSAEAQEEFEKPIRDQFERQSSPYYSTARLWDDGVIDPADTRRILGLALDVAAGSPLPDTAFGVFRM